A section of the Sphaerodactylus townsendi isolate TG3544 linkage group LG11, MPM_Stown_v2.3, whole genome shotgun sequence genome encodes:
- the LOC125440959 gene encoding serine/arginine-rich splicing factor 5-like codes for MSGCRVFIGRLNPAAREKDVERFFKGYGRIRDIDLKRGFGFVEFEDPRDAEDAVYELDGKELCSERVTIEHARARSRGGSRQRAYYSDPSFSSLPNHLNDRRNAPPVRTENRLIVENLSSRVSWQDLKDFMRQAGEVTFADAHRPKLNEGVVEFASYSDLKNAIEKLSGKEINGRKIKLIEGSKRHSRSRSRSHSRSRSSSRSSIFTGTCPASSRSRSKVTLSSRLPSPRKEPETYFFK; via the exons ATGAGCGGCTGCCGTGTGTTCATCGGGAGGTTGAATCCAGCAGCCAGAGAGAAGGACGTGGAAAGGTTTTTCAAGGGTTATGGACGGATTCGAGACATTGACCTGAAAAGAGGCTTTGGATTTGTG GAGTTTGAAGATCCAAGGGATGCTGAAGATGCAGTGTATGAGTTGGATGGAAAAGAACTTTGTAGTGAACG AGTTACGATTGAACATGCCAGGGCCCGTTCTAGAGGTGGATCTAGGCAGAGGGCTTATTACTCTGATCCAAGCTTTAGTAGCCTACCTAATCACCTAAATGATAGAAG AAATGCTCCACCTGTAAGGACAGAAAATCGACTTATTGTAGAAAATTTGTCATCCAGAGTCAGCTGGCAG GACCTCAAAGACTTCATGAGGCAAGCTGGGGAGGTAACCTTTGCAGATGCACATAGACCTAAATTAAATGAAGG GGTGGTTGAGTTCGCCTCTTATAGTGATTTAAAGAATGCCATTGAAAAACTTTCTGGGAAAGAAATCAATGGAAGGAAAATTAAACTAATTGAAGGCAGCAAAAGGCACAG TAGGTCAAGGAGCAGGTCTCACTCTCGTAGTAGGAGCTCCTCACGGTCTTCCATCTTCACCGGCACCTGCCCTGCATCCAGTCGCAGTCGTAGCAAAGTCACGCTCAGCAGTAGACTTCCGTCCCCGAGAAAAGAGCCAGAAACGTACTTCTTCAAGTAG